A region of Pyxidicoccus parkwaysis DNA encodes the following proteins:
- the dnaE gene encoding DNA polymerase III subunit alpha: MSFTHLHLHTLYSLLDGAIRMKDLIKTVKEKGMTSVAVTDHGNMFGAIDFYKKAKDAGIKPILGMEAYVAGPKGREDRSEKVSHHLILVAKNAEGYANLRYLSSTAYMQGFYYHPRIDKKVLAEHSKGLFALTACLGGEVTSACFRGDMDHARRAAQEYKDIFEPGHFFLEVQSNGMPEQDKANENLKQLSRDMDIPLCATADAHYIKREDARAHELLMCIASGKTLADGKRLKHSTDKLYVTSPTEMLEAFKDIPEAVHNTQRIAEQCNLELKLGKPMLPTFKVPDSHTPDSFMAELAYEGLRERFTELAHTVTYPIDREVYLDRLKLEIGVIQKMGFSGYFLIVQDFINWAKKQGIPVGPGRGSGAGSLVAYALRITDVDPIPYNLLFERFLNPERVSMPDFDIDFCQDRRDEVIKYVGRKYGEMNVGQIITFGSLKAKSVLRDVCRVFALPFSEGDRIAKLVPEVLNITLKEAIEMEPRLKEMMETPSNLGEVEGRPVTTKDVLEIALALEGLHRQPGMHAAGVVIADKPLWEFVPVYQPPGEKTLITQFAKDEVEAAGLVKFDFLGLKTLTVIQHALDLVKRNHGKDIPRHEIPLNDDKVWELMAKGDTAGVFQMESSGFTEMVVKLRPSCFEDVIAAGALYRPGPLDSGMVDVFINRKHGREKVSYPHPALEPVLKDTYGVIVYQEQVMQISQVLGGYTLGRADLLRRAMGKKKAEVMQAERAGFLEGCAKNNVDLKVAGEIFDLMEKFAEYGFNKSHSAAYGLVTIHTAWLKAHYPCEFMAALLSSEKDNTDKVVKHISEARESGLAVLPPDVNQSDLHFGAVEGKIRFGLGAIKGVGEGAIESILEARKDGPFKSLFDFCERVDSRKVNRKVLEALVKAGSFDFEKRPRRQLFDTIEKAMNRGSSSQKDKAAGQSSLFGMLAGPSSGSGGGLKDDYVAVEEWTEKERLALEKEAIGFYVSGHPLHQYDKELKRYAKPITAVQRARKDDKLTVAGIVTILRERPTKTGKRMAWVTIEDLSGSIELVCFPGKEGTRNVMGKDGKWSKQGPKPGFENWEHLLKSDDPILVTGTVQISQRDEESPTPELIVDDIQSLKAVREKRTKRLELRVPADLLTEERVAKLQELAKKYAGATPVAVSVLFQGEGEALIGNTSIKVQVNDDLLTAVDRLFGMRVVEFG; encoded by the coding sequence ATGTCTTTTACCCACCTCCACCTGCACACCCTCTACTCGCTCCTCGACGGGGCGATTCGGATGAAGGACCTCATCAAGACGGTGAAGGAGAAGGGGATGACCAGCGTTGCCGTGACGGACCACGGCAACATGTTTGGCGCCATCGACTTCTACAAGAAGGCCAAGGACGCCGGCATCAAGCCCATCCTCGGCATGGAGGCCTACGTCGCGGGCCCCAAGGGGCGCGAGGACCGCTCGGAGAAGGTGTCCCATCACCTCATCCTCGTGGCGAAGAACGCGGAGGGCTACGCCAACCTCCGCTACCTCTCCTCCACCGCGTACATGCAGGGGTTCTACTACCACCCCCGCATCGACAAGAAGGTGCTCGCCGAGCACAGCAAGGGCCTCTTCGCCCTCACCGCGTGCCTCGGCGGTGAAGTCACCAGCGCGTGCTTCCGCGGCGACATGGACCACGCCCGCAGGGCCGCGCAGGAGTACAAGGACATCTTCGAGCCCGGGCACTTCTTCCTCGAGGTGCAGTCCAACGGGATGCCCGAGCAGGACAAGGCCAACGAGAACCTCAAGCAGCTCTCGCGGGACATGGACATCCCGCTGTGCGCCACCGCGGACGCGCACTACATCAAGCGCGAGGACGCGCGCGCGCACGAGCTGCTCATGTGCATCGCCAGCGGCAAGACGCTGGCGGACGGCAAGCGCCTGAAGCACTCCACGGACAAGCTCTACGTCACCAGCCCCACGGAGATGCTGGAGGCCTTCAAGGACATCCCCGAGGCCGTCCACAACACGCAGCGCATCGCCGAGCAGTGCAACCTGGAATTGAAGCTGGGCAAGCCCATGCTGCCCACCTTCAAGGTGCCCGACAGCCACACGCCGGACAGCTTCATGGCGGAGCTCGCCTACGAGGGCCTGCGCGAGCGCTTCACCGAGCTGGCCCACACCGTCACGTACCCCATCGACCGCGAGGTGTACCTGGACCGCCTCAAGCTGGAGATTGGCGTCATCCAGAAGATGGGCTTCAGCGGCTACTTCCTCATCGTTCAGGACTTCATCAACTGGGCGAAGAAGCAGGGCATCCCCGTGGGCCCGGGCCGTGGCTCCGGCGCCGGCAGCCTCGTGGCCTACGCGCTGCGCATCACCGACGTGGACCCCATTCCGTACAACCTCCTGTTCGAGCGCTTCCTCAACCCGGAGCGCGTGTCGATGCCGGACTTCGATATCGACTTCTGCCAGGACCGCCGCGACGAGGTCATCAAGTACGTCGGCCGCAAGTACGGCGAGATGAACGTGGGGCAGATCATCACCTTCGGCTCGCTCAAGGCGAAGAGCGTGCTGCGCGACGTGTGCCGCGTCTTCGCGCTCCCGTTCAGCGAAGGTGACCGCATCGCCAAGCTGGTGCCGGAAGTCCTCAACATCACCTTGAAGGAGGCCATCGAGATGGAGCCTCGCCTCAAGGAGATGATGGAGACGCCCTCCAACCTCGGCGAAGTGGAGGGCCGCCCCGTCACCACCAAGGACGTGCTCGAAATCGCGCTCGCGCTGGAGGGCCTGCACCGGCAGCCCGGCATGCACGCGGCCGGCGTGGTGATTGCGGACAAGCCGCTCTGGGAGTTCGTGCCCGTCTACCAGCCGCCCGGTGAGAAGACGCTCATCACCCAGTTCGCCAAGGACGAGGTGGAGGCCGCGGGCCTGGTGAAGTTCGACTTCCTCGGCCTGAAGACGCTCACCGTCATCCAGCACGCGCTGGATTTGGTGAAGCGCAACCACGGCAAGGACATTCCGCGCCACGAGATTCCGCTCAACGACGACAAGGTCTGGGAGCTGATGGCCAAGGGCGACACGGCCGGCGTCTTCCAGATGGAGTCCAGCGGCTTCACGGAAATGGTGGTGAAGCTGCGGCCGTCCTGCTTCGAAGACGTCATCGCCGCCGGCGCGCTCTACCGCCCGGGTCCGCTGGACTCCGGCATGGTGGACGTCTTCATCAACCGCAAGCACGGCCGCGAGAAGGTGTCGTATCCGCACCCCGCGCTGGAGCCGGTGCTCAAGGACACGTACGGCGTCATCGTGTACCAGGAGCAGGTGATGCAGATTTCGCAGGTCCTGGGTGGCTACACCCTGGGCCGCGCGGACCTGCTCCGCCGCGCCATGGGCAAGAAGAAGGCCGAGGTCATGCAGGCCGAGCGCGCCGGCTTCCTCGAGGGCTGCGCGAAGAACAATGTCGACCTGAAGGTGGCCGGCGAAATCTTCGACCTCATGGAGAAGTTCGCCGAGTACGGCTTCAACAAGAGCCACTCGGCGGCGTACGGCCTCGTCACCATCCACACCGCGTGGCTGAAGGCGCACTACCCCTGCGAGTTCATGGCGGCCCTTCTCTCCTCGGAGAAGGACAACACCGACAAGGTGGTGAAGCACATCAGCGAGGCGCGCGAGTCGGGCCTCGCGGTGCTGCCGCCGGACGTGAATCAGTCGGACCTGCACTTCGGCGCGGTGGAGGGGAAGATTCGCTTCGGCCTCGGCGCCATCAAGGGCGTGGGCGAGGGCGCGATTGAGTCGATTCTGGAGGCGCGCAAGGACGGCCCCTTCAAGAGCCTCTTCGACTTCTGCGAGCGCGTGGACAGCCGCAAGGTGAACCGCAAGGTGCTGGAGGCGCTGGTGAAGGCGGGCTCCTTCGACTTCGAGAAGCGCCCGCGCCGGCAGCTCTTCGACACGATTGAGAAGGCGATGAACCGCGGTTCGTCCAGCCAGAAGGACAAGGCCGCGGGGCAGAGCTCGCTGTTCGGCATGCTGGCCGGTCCGTCCTCGGGCAGCGGCGGTGGGCTGAAGGACGACTACGTCGCGGTGGAGGAGTGGACGGAGAAGGAGCGGCTGGCGCTGGAGAAGGAGGCCATCGGCTTCTACGTGTCCGGCCATCCGCTGCACCAGTACGACAAGGAGCTCAAGCGCTACGCCAAGCCGATTACGGCGGTGCAGCGCGCGCGCAAGGACGACAAGCTCACCGTGGCGGGCATCGTCACCATCCTCCGCGAGCGGCCCACCAAGACGGGCAAGCGCATGGCGTGGGTGACGATTGAAGACCTGTCCGGTTCGATTGAGCTGGTGTGCTTCCCGGGCAAGGAGGGCACGCGCAACGTGATGGGCAAGGACGGCAAGTGGTCCAAGCAGGGGCCCAAGCCGGGCTTCGAGAACTGGGAGCACCTGCTCAAGTCGGACGACCCCATCCTGGTGACGGGCACGGTCCAAATCAGTCAGCGCGACGAGGAGTCGCCCACGCCGGAGCTCATCGTGGACGACATCCAGAGCCTCAAGGCGGTGCGCGAGAAGCGCACGAAGCGGCTGGAGTTGCGAGTGCCCGCGGACCTGCTCACCGAGGAGCGCGTGGCGAAGCTGCAGGAGCTGGCGAAGAAGTACGCGGGCGCCACGCCGGTGGCCGTCAGCGTGCTCTTCCAGGGCGAGGGGGAAGCGCTCATTGGCAACACGTCCATCAAGGTGCAGGTGAATGACGACCTGCTGACGGCGGTGGACCGGCTGTTCGGCATGCGCGTGGTGGAGTTCGGCTGA
- a CDS encoding crotonase/enoyl-CoA hydratase family protein — MDGTYKSLRIEKGEGVAELVLTGPGKGNAMGPDFWREMPEALKVLDADDSVRVVLVRGEGNHFTYGLDLMGMMETLGPLLTSEGNLALERTKLLKLIGDMQQATEGVARCKKPVIAAVHGWCIGGGMDLIAACDFRYCSQEAKFSLREVKVGIVADLGALQRLPRIIGDGNTRELAYTGGDVDSARALRMGLVNEVFPTPEALLTEARATARRIADNPPLVVQGAKQVMEYCADKSIADGLRYVAVWNSAFLQSHDLTEAFSAFAERRPPRFQGR; from the coding sequence ATGGACGGCACGTACAAGTCGCTGCGAATCGAGAAGGGTGAGGGCGTCGCCGAGCTGGTGCTCACCGGCCCGGGCAAGGGCAACGCCATGGGCCCCGACTTCTGGCGGGAGATGCCCGAGGCGCTGAAGGTGCTGGACGCCGACGACAGCGTGCGTGTCGTGCTGGTGCGCGGTGAGGGCAACCACTTCACCTACGGGCTCGACCTGATGGGGATGATGGAGACCCTCGGGCCGCTGCTCACCTCGGAGGGAAACCTCGCGCTGGAGCGCACGAAGCTGCTCAAGCTGATTGGTGACATGCAGCAGGCCACGGAGGGCGTGGCCCGGTGCAAGAAGCCCGTCATCGCCGCGGTGCATGGCTGGTGCATCGGCGGAGGCATGGACCTGATTGCGGCGTGTGACTTCCGGTACTGCTCTCAGGAGGCGAAGTTCTCCCTGCGCGAGGTGAAGGTGGGCATCGTCGCGGACCTCGGCGCGCTCCAGCGGCTGCCGCGCATCATTGGCGACGGCAACACGCGCGAATTGGCCTACACCGGTGGCGACGTGGACTCGGCGCGGGCGCTGCGCATGGGCCTGGTGAATGAGGTGTTCCCCACGCCCGAGGCGCTGCTCACCGAGGCGCGGGCCACGGCGCGGCGAATCGCGGACAACCCGCCGCTCGTCGTGCAGGGAGCCAAGCAGGTGATGGAGTACTGCGCGGACAAGTCCATCGCGGATGGGCTGCGGTACGTGGCCGTGTGGAACTCGGCGTTCCTCCAGTCGCACGATTTGACGGAGGCCTTCTCCGCCTTCGCCGAGCGCCGGCCTCCCCGCTTCCAGGGGCGCTGA
- a CDS encoding prephenate dehydrogenase/arogenate dehydrogenase family protein: MTESIALLGYGRFGRALSGLLVEAGVPHRVHDPRQESVPQELRVGSLAEAVSGAGLVVLAMPVGAMRAVLQELRPHLTPEQTVMDVGSVKVRPVQVMASVLGRDIPWVGTHPLFGPASLARGDRPRRTVVCPNELHPDAVRKARELFERLGCEVSEMTPDEHDTLMARTHVLTFFLAHGLMRAETGKGLPFAPPSFQPLARLVEYASTEVPHLLGVVQSENPYGRDARVGLMDALMRLHLELEAAKASEELAAPESLPTPPGLTEIRERIDAVDHELVQLLERRARLVQEAARVKAESGLPFPDAAREASLLKLRRQWASEQKVDADAVEDVFRAVLRFSRRASRD, translated from the coding sequence ATGACGGAGAGCATCGCGTTGCTGGGGTATGGGCGCTTCGGTCGTGCCCTCTCGGGGTTGCTCGTCGAAGCGGGTGTTCCCCACCGGGTGCATGACCCCAGGCAAGAGTCGGTGCCGCAAGAGCTGCGCGTGGGCTCGCTCGCGGAGGCGGTGAGCGGCGCGGGCCTCGTGGTGCTGGCCATGCCGGTGGGGGCCATGCGTGCGGTGCTCCAGGAATTGCGCCCGCACCTGACTCCCGAGCAGACGGTGATGGACGTGGGCAGCGTGAAGGTGCGGCCGGTGCAGGTGATGGCTTCGGTGTTGGGCCGGGACATTCCCTGGGTCGGCACGCATCCGCTGTTCGGCCCCGCGAGCCTGGCGCGAGGAGACCGGCCCCGGCGCACGGTGGTGTGTCCCAACGAGCTGCACCCGGACGCCGTGCGGAAGGCCCGGGAGCTGTTCGAGCGGCTGGGGTGCGAGGTATCGGAGATGACGCCGGACGAGCACGACACGCTGATGGCGCGCACGCACGTGCTCACGTTCTTCCTGGCGCACGGCCTGATGCGTGCCGAGACGGGGAAGGGCCTTCCCTTCGCGCCGCCGAGCTTCCAGCCCCTGGCCCGCCTGGTGGAGTACGCGAGCACGGAGGTGCCGCACCTGCTCGGCGTGGTGCAGTCGGAGAACCCCTATGGCCGCGACGCGCGCGTGGGGTTGATGGACGCGCTCATGCGATTGCATCTGGAACTGGAGGCCGCGAAGGCGTCGGAGGAGCTCGCGGCTCCGGAGTCCCTGCCCACGCCACCCGGGCTCACGGAGATTCGCGAGCGCATCGACGCGGTGGACCACGAGTTGGTGCAGTTGCTGGAGCGCCGCGCGCGGCTCGTGCAGGAGGCGGCGCGGGTGAAGGCGGAGAGTGGCCTGCCCTTCCCGGACGCGGCGCGCGAGGCGAGCCTGCTGAAGCTCCGGCGTCAGTGGGCCTCGGAGCAGAAGGTGGACGCCGACGCGGTGGAGGACGTGTTCCGCGCCGTGCTGCGCTTCTCGCGCCGGGCGTCCCGGGATTGA
- a CDS encoding U32 family peptidase encodes MTSRRRPEILAPAGDLDSMKAALASGADAVYFGLDEGFNARARAENFSLATLPQTLALVHRAGARAYLTLNTLVFEPELPVVEDILRRVAAAGVDALIVQDPAVALIARAVCPQMEVHASTQMTISSAEGARFARGLGATRVVVPRELSVVEIRRLASETDIELEVFIHGALCMSWSGQCLTSEAWGGRSANRGQCAQSCRLPYDLVVDGQTRELGDVQYLLSPKDLAGVMAVPRLVDIGVHSLKIEGRQKGPQYVATAVQGYRRWVDGVAGGTPDTGALKKDLADMTLSYSRGFSHGFFAGSDHQTLVEGRFPKHRGVYLGRVESVHGRDVRVVDDPEGRPWTGGLGQDAQERPDTPQGKVSSPLDTETPVAAEVSPRPGMGVVFDAGHPEDKHEPGGPLFRVERKGRGWVLGFGNPGPDLARVEPGQRVWMTSDPSLAKRTEELLAQGEPEGRVPLELTVSGIAGAPLTVTGKARGGHVYSVSSEVLLAEARGGGMDAALLKDKLAALGGTPFHLAGLDVSALAPGLHLPVSELKALRRKLVAELTEAVARGPVRTVQEGSTLEGLRASLREHVRAAPVPEGARLLPLCRTDEQLEAVIAAGLPEVELDWMELVGLQRAVERARAAGLKVTIATVRVQKPGEEGYDARIDKLKPDAVLVRHWGAMMHFLEKPPAPGESRPGLHGDFSLNVTNSVSALHLLGLGLDTLTFAHDLDAVQLGAMLEHLPAERFTVTVHHHISTFHTEHCVYSHTLSHGRDYRSCGRPCEKHRVSLRDPKGLEHPVVVDVGCRNTVFNAQAQSAASLVPRLLERGVRRYRVEFVRESREESARVLAAYQDLLAGRISPAEAVRRAAVHEQFGVTKGTMKVLNPTFTVQR; translated from the coding sequence ATGACCTCCCGTCGCCGTCCTGAAATCCTCGCCCCCGCCGGGGACCTCGACTCGATGAAGGCCGCGCTGGCCAGTGGCGCGGACGCCGTCTACTTCGGGCTGGACGAGGGCTTCAACGCGCGCGCCCGTGCGGAGAACTTCTCGCTCGCCACCCTGCCCCAGACGCTGGCGCTCGTGCACCGCGCCGGGGCGCGGGCGTACCTGACGCTGAACACGCTGGTCTTCGAACCGGAGTTGCCGGTGGTGGAGGACATCCTGCGCCGGGTGGCCGCGGCGGGCGTGGACGCGCTCATCGTCCAGGACCCCGCGGTGGCGCTGATTGCGCGCGCGGTGTGTCCCCAGATGGAGGTGCACGCCTCCACGCAGATGACGATTTCGAGCGCGGAGGGCGCGCGCTTCGCCCGGGGCCTGGGCGCCACGCGCGTGGTGGTGCCGCGCGAGTTGTCCGTGGTGGAGATTCGCCGGCTCGCGTCGGAGACGGACATCGAGCTGGAGGTCTTCATCCACGGCGCGCTCTGCATGTCGTGGAGCGGGCAGTGCCTCACCAGCGAAGCGTGGGGTGGACGCTCTGCCAACCGCGGGCAGTGCGCGCAGTCCTGCCGGCTGCCGTATGACCTGGTGGTGGATGGGCAGACGCGCGAACTGGGCGACGTGCAGTACCTGCTGAGCCCGAAGGACCTCGCGGGCGTCATGGCGGTGCCTCGGCTGGTGGACATCGGCGTGCACTCGCTGAAGATTGAAGGCCGACAGAAGGGTCCGCAGTACGTGGCCACCGCGGTGCAGGGCTACCGGCGCTGGGTGGACGGCGTGGCCGGCGGGACGCCCGACACGGGCGCGCTGAAGAAAGACCTCGCGGACATGACGCTGTCGTACAGCCGGGGCTTCTCGCACGGCTTCTTCGCGGGCTCGGACCACCAGACGCTTGTGGAGGGGCGATTCCCCAAGCATCGCGGTGTGTACCTGGGCCGCGTGGAGTCCGTGCACGGGCGCGACGTGCGCGTGGTGGATGACCCGGAGGGGCGTCCGTGGACGGGCGGGCTGGGACAGGACGCGCAGGAGCGCCCGGACACGCCGCAGGGCAAGGTGTCCTCGCCGCTGGACACGGAGACGCCGGTGGCGGCGGAGGTGTCCCCGCGTCCCGGCATGGGCGTGGTGTTCGACGCGGGCCATCCGGAGGACAAGCACGAGCCGGGCGGGCCGCTGTTCCGCGTGGAGCGCAAGGGGCGCGGCTGGGTGCTGGGCTTCGGCAACCCGGGGCCGGACCTCGCGCGAGTGGAGCCGGGCCAGCGCGTGTGGATGACGAGCGACCCGTCGCTGGCGAAGCGCACGGAGGAGTTGCTGGCACAGGGCGAGCCCGAGGGGCGCGTGCCGCTGGAGCTCACAGTGTCGGGCATCGCGGGTGCGCCGCTGACGGTGACGGGCAAGGCGCGCGGCGGGCACGTGTACTCGGTGTCGAGCGAGGTGCTGCTGGCGGAGGCGCGCGGCGGCGGAATGGACGCGGCGCTGCTGAAGGACAAGCTGGCGGCGCTCGGCGGGACGCCGTTCCACCTCGCGGGGCTGGATGTGTCCGCGCTCGCACCGGGGCTGCACCTGCCGGTGTCGGAGCTGAAGGCGCTGCGACGCAAGCTGGTGGCGGAGCTGACGGAGGCGGTGGCGCGCGGGCCGGTGCGTACGGTGCAGGAGGGCTCCACGCTGGAGGGGCTGCGTGCATCACTGCGGGAACACGTGCGAGCGGCGCCGGTGCCCGAGGGCGCACGGCTGTTGCCGCTGTGCCGGACGGACGAGCAGTTGGAGGCAGTCATCGCCGCGGGGCTGCCCGAGGTGGAGCTGGACTGGATGGAGCTGGTGGGCCTGCAGCGCGCGGTGGAGCGAGCGCGCGCTGCCGGGCTGAAGGTGACGATTGCGACGGTGCGCGTGCAGAAGCCCGGCGAGGAGGGCTACGACGCGCGCATCGACAAGCTGAAGCCGGACGCAGTGCTGGTGCGGCACTGGGGCGCGATGATGCACTTCCTGGAGAAGCCTCCCGCGCCCGGGGAGTCTCGCCCGGGGCTGCATGGAGACTTCTCGCTCAACGTCACCAACTCGGTGTCGGCGCTGCACCTGCTGGGGCTTGGGCTGGACACGCTGACGTTCGCGCACGATTTGGACGCGGTGCAGCTGGGGGCCATGCTGGAGCACCTGCCGGCGGAGCGGTTCACGGTGACGGTGCACCACCACATCTCGACGTTCCACACGGAGCACTGCGTGTATTCACACACGCTGTCGCACGGGCGCGACTACCGGAGCTGCGGGCGGCCGTGTGAGAAGCACCGCGTGTCGCTGAGAGACCCCAAGGGACTGGAGCACCCGGTGGTGGTGGACGTGGGCTGCCGCAACACGGTGTTCAACGCGCAGGCACAGAGCGCGGCGTCGCTGGTGCCCAGGCTGCTGGAGCGCGGCGTGCGGCGCTACCGCGTGGAGTTCGTCCGCGAGTCGCGCGAGGAGAGCGCGCGCGTGCTGGCCGCGTACCAGGATTTGTTGGCTGGCCGAATCTCCCCGGCGGAAGCCGTGCGCCGCGCGGCGGTGCATGAGCAGTTCGGCGTGACGAAGGGTACGATGAAGGTCCTCAACCCGACCTTCACCGTGCAGCGGTAG
- a CDS encoding SDR family oxidoreductase, whose protein sequence is MSDGVFRDGLLAGKVAFISGGSSGINLGIAEAFVKAGAKVAINGRNVEKLEGAVKGLQAHGTAMGVAADVRDFAAVSQALQTVRDAYGEFDIVVCGAAGNFPMPAAGLSSNGFKAVMDIDVLGTFNISRAAFEHLRKPGACLINISAPQAYLPMAMQVHVCAAKAGVDMLTRVLALEWGGAGVRVNTITPGPIDDTEGMRRLAPSEEGKNKIIQALPLQRFGKKEDIARLALFLASDAASYITGSIMVCDGGQSLLGGGALMAALM, encoded by the coding sequence ATGTCAGATGGCGTGTTCCGGGACGGGCTGCTCGCGGGCAAGGTGGCGTTCATTTCCGGCGGCAGCAGCGGCATCAACCTCGGCATCGCCGAGGCCTTCGTGAAGGCGGGCGCGAAGGTGGCCATCAACGGACGCAACGTGGAGAAGCTGGAGGGCGCGGTGAAGGGTCTCCAGGCCCACGGCACCGCCATGGGCGTGGCCGCCGACGTGCGCGACTTCGCCGCTGTCTCCCAGGCCCTCCAGACGGTGCGCGACGCGTACGGCGAGTTCGACATCGTCGTCTGCGGCGCCGCCGGCAACTTCCCCATGCCCGCGGCGGGGCTGTCCTCCAACGGCTTCAAGGCCGTGATGGACATCGACGTGCTGGGCACCTTCAACATCAGCCGCGCCGCCTTCGAGCACCTGCGCAAGCCGGGCGCCTGTCTCATCAACATCTCCGCGCCCCAGGCCTACCTGCCCATGGCCATGCAGGTTCACGTGTGTGCCGCCAAGGCCGGCGTGGACATGCTCACCCGCGTGCTCGCGCTCGAGTGGGGCGGCGCCGGCGTGCGCGTCAACACCATCACCCCCGGCCCCATCGACGACACCGAGGGCATGCGCCGCCTCGCCCCCAGCGAGGAGGGCAAGAACAAGATCATCCAGGCCCTGCCCCTGCAGCGCTTCGGCAAGAAGGAGGACATCGCCCGGCTCGCGCTCTTCCTCGCGTCGGACGCGGCCTCCTACATCACCGGCTCCATCATGGTGTGCGACGGCGGCCAGTCCCTGCTCGGCGGCGGCGCCCTCATGGCCGCCCTCATGTAA